A stretch of DNA from Bacillota bacterium:
TCCGTGGCCAGGCGGCTGCAAAAACTTTTTATGGACGCCGGGGCGCGGGCAATTATGACCCATGGTGATGCCGAGACGGTGGAGGAAGGCGGGGACGGGGAGCTTCGACTGCCTTATCTTGGACTGGAAAGCCGTGTGGTGTTGGCGAACAGCAACGAGGCCGACGTCTTTATCAGCCTGCACGCCAACAGTTTTTACGACAGCAGACGGGCGGGACCGGAGGTGTTCTACTGTCCCGGGTCCGAACGGGGCGCGGCGCTGGCGGACGCGGTTAAGGGTGAGCTGTCCGGGGTTGACAAGAGGGGCGCGGCTTGCGGCTGCCGGACCGTCCCTTATTACGTCCTTCGAAGAACGAGTATGCCTGCCGTCACGGTCGAGCTCGGGTACCTGTCCAATCCCGAAGAGGCGGTAAGGCTGTTGGATCCCGCTTATCAGAAGGAGCTTGCCTCTGCCGTTTACGCCGGGGTAAAACGCTACTTTGAGGAAGAATTACAGCCCGTACTACGGCCTGCCGGCGGCGGGGTTCCGGTGCGAAGGCCCCAGGTGGCAATCGTAATTGACGATTTTGCAGGGCCGTCGGAGAAGAACGGCACATCAAATTATTTTGAAATTAAGAAGCCGCTTACCTTTGCGGTGATGCCCAATTTTCCTAATTCTACACCGATAGCCCACCGCGCGCTGCAGAACGGCTACGAAGTCCTGCTTCACATGCCCATGGAAGCGGTGAACGGGGATCCCTACAGCACCGGGCCGGGCGCCATTTATACCGACCTCAACGACGAAGAGATCAAGCACCGCTTGCACCAGGCGGCGGCCAGCGTGCCGGGCGCCATAGGTGTGAATAATCATATGGGCTCGCGCGCGACAGCGGACGAACGCGTCATGGGCGCGGTGCTCACGGCAGTGAAAGAACACCGGATGTTTTTTCTTGACAGCAGGACTACGGACCGGACGGTGGCCCTGCAGGTCGGGAAGGAAATCGGTGTTCCCTGCATATCACGCGGGCTTTTTCTGGACAATATGAACGACCTCGGATATGTGAAAAGGCAGCTGCGGGAGGCGGCCCAGCTTGCGGCCCGTCAGGGGTACGCCGTTGCCATCGGCCACGTCGGGCGGACGGGTCTGACGACGTCCAGGGCAATTAAAGAGATGATTCCCGAGTTCGAGGCGCAGGGGATTGAGATGGTGTATGTGTCTAACATCGTATTCCAGGATCGCCCTGGAATATCCCAAAACCCCTAAGGGATACTAATGGCGAGACCGCGCCTTGGTCTTAAGGAACAAAGCGTTCAGGTTAAAAAATCGACCAGAAGGGGGAAGACTAGTGAAACGAACAAAACTTATTACCGGTGTTGTAATGCTGTTGTTGGCGGCAAACCTTTGCCTCGCGGCGGGATGCAGCGTAAGCCGCAAACCGATGCCTGATCCCGCGACGCCCGGCACGCCGACCACCCCGTCCCCGGCGGCAAAACCGCTTCCGACGGACCCCAGGGAGCAAAGCCGCCTGGCGTCACGCCTTGCATCGGAAGCGTCGCGGGTGCCGGGCGTCAACAAAGCCACCGTATTCTTAACGGGACACACGGCCTACGTGGGGTTAAACCTGAAAGCCGGAGTCGAGCGGGTAGAAACAAACACCATTAAACGGCAGGTTGCCGACCGTTTAAAGAAAATGGAAACACGTTTGACAAAGGTGATGGTAACCACGGATACGGACACCTTCACCAGGATCAAGCGCGTTCAGGAAGGCATCGCCGAAGGCCGGCCGGTTTCAGCGTTTGCAAAAGAGATAAGCGAAATAAACAGACGTATGACACCTACGACAAGATAGCAGGGTAACATTTACCCTGTCGCATCAAATTGGTGAACGCGGTGAGAAGCCTCTCACCTTCAAACTTAGCTGTGCGTAGTTTTGCAGCAGTCTCCTACAGGAGACCTGAATCGTTACGTGGCGGGAAGGGAAAACCCTTCCTGCTAATCGGTAACCCCGGGGCCAAGGCGCAGTAGTTCAGAAACCGCCACCAGCTTGTAACCCTGTTTTCGCAGTTCGGTTATGATTACCGGCAAGGCCTGATCAGTTTGTTGGCAACTGTCGCTGGCATGGAGCAGGACTATGCTGCCGGGACGCGCCAGCTTCGTTACCCTTTCGATGATTGTGTCGACCCCGGGGTTTTTCCAGTCGAGCGAATCAGCGTCCCATTGGATTACGGTGTACCCGACCTCCGAAGCGGCTTTCAAGACCTTGGCGTCATAATCGCCGTTGGGCGTGCGGATAAGGCGCGCCTGCCTGCCGGTCACGGCGAGAATGTTTTGGTGGGCCAGATTAATCTCGTTCTTTATTTCCTCCGCCGGCAGCTCGCTAAGGTTGATATGCCTTTCGCCGTGGCTGGCGATTTCGTGTCCCTCGGCCGCAATTCGCTTGGCGATTTCAGGGTACTTGACAACCCAGGGGCCTGAAAGGAAAAAGGTGCATTTCAGTTTTTCCTTTTTTAGAACGTCGAGGACAGGCCCGGGGGTTTTAGTTCCCCAGCTTATATCAAAGGTGAGAGCGGCCACCTTTTTATCGGTCTTAACCCGATAAATGATCGGGCTGTTCTTTGCGGCGGTTGGGGCTGCGTCGGGTCCGCGCAGGACCGCGAAAGTAAAAACGCCTGCCGTCGCCAGGAGGAAAAAAGACAGAAGGGTGATTTGTCTCCATAACTTGAGGTTCAGGTAAAAAACCCGCATCGTATCCCTCCCCTAATAAATCCGTGTCGACGGGTCGTTTACGCCGTCCGGAATAAACGTCCAAGACGAAGATGGGGGAAAGGGTCCGGTCCCCTGTAAAAGCTATTACGTTTTGTCCGTAAATATGCATCTCGATCCAAACAAAAGATCGGTAAGAGGAGTTAATGAACAAGGGGTGTCGGACATTGAAAGCAAGGCTTGGTGTATTTCTGCTGTGCATAACGGTATCGCTTTTTGCGGGAACCGTTCCGGCGCTGGGACAGCCACAAGTTACAGCGGAAGCGGCGGCTCTGATGGATGCCGACAGCGGCGTGTTTTATTTCGCCAAAAACGCCGCGGAGCGCCGACCCATGGCGAGCCTGACGAAGGTAATGACCTGTATCCTGGCGCAAGAACTGGCCGACCTCGATGAAAGGGTGGAGGTAAGCCCCCGGGCTGCCGGGGTGTCGGTGGGTTCAATCATCGACCTCCACAACGGAGAAGAAATAAAGCTTCGTGAACTGGTGAAGGCCGCTTTGATCTGCTCCGCCAACGATGCCACGGTGGCGATCGGCGAAGACGTGGCGGGAGACCATGACGCCTTTGTCCGGTGGATGAATGCGAAAGCTCTTTTGCTGGGCATGTCCGGAAGCCG
This window harbors:
- a CDS encoding divergent polysaccharide deacetylase family protein; protein product: MRFLAVEKNNWILKTLRRLQNAVPVVSAVCLTLASAAVFLPPAHASATALAEKVIVLDPGHGGRDPGAIASGLGLYESEINLSVARRLQKLFMDAGARAIMTHGDAETVEEGGDGELRLPYLGLESRVVLANSNEADVFISLHANSFYDSRRAGPEVFYCPGSERGAALADAVKGELSGVDKRGAACGCRTVPYYVLRRTSMPAVTVELGYLSNPEEAVRLLDPAYQKELASAVYAGVKRYFEEELQPVLRPAGGGVPVRRPQVAIVIDDFAGPSEKNGTSNYFEIKKPLTFAVMPNFPNSTPIAHRALQNGYEVLLHMPMEAVNGDPYSTGPGAIYTDLNDEEIKHRLHQAAASVPGAIGVNNHMGSRATADERVMGAVLTAVKEHRMFFLDSRTTDRTVALQVGKEIGVPCISRGLFLDNMNDLGYVKRQLREAAQLAARQGYAVAIGHVGRTGLTTSRAIKEMIPEFEAQGIEMVYVSNIVFQDRPGISQNP
- a CDS encoding YhcN/YlaJ family sporulation lipoprotein, coding for MKRTKLITGVVMLLLAANLCLAAGCSVSRKPMPDPATPGTPTTPSPAAKPLPTDPREQSRLASRLASEASRVPGVNKATVFLTGHTAYVGLNLKAGVERVETNTIKRQVADRLKKMETRLTKVMVTTDTDTFTRIKRVQEGIAEGRPVSAFAKEISEINRRMTPTTR
- the pdaB gene encoding polysaccharide deacetylase family sporulation protein PdaB — protein: MRVFYLNLKLWRQITLLSFFLLATAGVFTFAVLRGPDAAPTAAKNSPIIYRVKTDKKVAALTFDISWGTKTPGPVLDVLKKEKLKCTFFLSGPWVVKYPEIAKRIAAEGHEIASHGERHINLSELPAEEIKNEINLAHQNILAVTGRQARLIRTPNGDYDAKVLKAASEVGYTVIQWDADSLDWKNPGVDTIIERVTKLARPGSIVLLHASDSCQQTDQALPVIITELRKQGYKLVAVSELLRLGPGVTD